Part of the Bdellovibrionales bacterium genome, AGATATCCATCCGGTCCCATTTGAATCGTGCGTTTCCCGTGATGACCACCATCAGGAAGATCGCTCAGAATAACTGTCGGCGCTAGTAAGCTTCCATCGGTATTGATCGTCGTGGTTAATAATTCTTTTTCTGTGACCATATACATCTGAGTTCCTACAATCGCAATTCCATGAACTGTAGGAAGCGTGAGGACGGACTGGAGAACATCACCTGTTCCATCCGCATTGCTATCGTAGAGACGAACGATATCGCCTTCCTCGGTGCGAGAAATGTAGATCGCTCCATCCGGAGCGAGAGCCATCATTCGTGGGTGACCCAAGTCTCGAGCATAAACACTTAAAGTAAAACCTGAGGGAAGTTGAAGTGATTGTATAAGTTGTTCGGTGGCAGGAACAAGAGTGGGAACGTTTGAAGTGGGCGGCGGCTGCGGAATCTCGGGATCGTTCGAATTCTCGGCAGAAGAAACGTAAGTGGAAAGACTTAAGAGAACTGCAAGTAGGGCCTTCATAAAACCTCCATGGTAAATATTGTCGAAGCCTTAAAAGGTCGATCTGCAAATATATGGCCATGCTCAAGCTTCAATGTTGTGAGTTGCGAGGAGGTGGGGCGTGGAGGAATGCCCTCCTCTGGGAAATAATGTCCAACCGCCTGCGAGTGAGGTGTCAAACAGTGATGGTCGATAGCGAAGGTGTCTGCGTTTACCGTCCGAGACTAATGAGGTGATACGTGAGACGTCTCCTTCGACGTGGAATTTCGGACCCACTCATAAATCGACTCCCATTCCATGATCGGGAGCTGACCCATATTGTTGTAAAAGTAGTCATAATTTTTCGAATCGAGTGTGGTCTTCATGTCGGTCAGCTGAGGAGTTTGATCTCCAACGATACGTAGGACACCAACGCCGTGATCAATTTTTAAAATTTTAAAATCGATCCCGGGGGTGTTTACGATTTCATAGGCTGTTTTCCACGGGTCGCCGGTCCACGCTTTGTCGGAAACGATAGGGACGTGGTGCTCTTTCCAGTCTCGGGGAATCATATCGTGAAGTCCGATGAATCCGCCTTTCTTTAGAACTTGAAGGGCGTTGTTGATGTCCTTATGAACTTGCTCATACGTATGCAGTCCATCGATAAAAATGATGTCAAATTTCTGTTTGTTCTGCGCAAAAAACTCGTCGGAAGTTCCGCGATAATTTCCTCCCAAGTTAGGATCCACGCCCACTTTGTTTTTGACAGGGACGGCATCAAATAAATTGTTCTCGCAACAACCGATCTCAAGATAGCTGCAATCAGGGCCTTTAGTGGCGAGCAGTAAATTGACCAGTGCGATCCGGTTGTAGTTCGTTTTTTTCCAGTCCCAATCCAAAGTCTTTGGAAAAGAATTGGCGCGGTATTTATAGAGACGGTATTGACGGACAATAGAATCTTTAAGTTTGGACATAGGAGAACCTTAAACACCAAAAATGTCCAATTTCAACACTAAAAGTGGAGGGGGATCGCTAATTCCTAGGGAGATATCTTCTTTCGAAGATAAAAGTCCCCAAGGGCCAAACCGACGCTATAAAAGCCAGCATACGAGTTTTAAGGGGCCATTGAAGTTCATCGGCAATGATGTTGGCCATAAGCACGTAGGCAATAAACAAAATCCCATGAGGCATTCCCAAGGCTTTGACGGCCACGGGGTTTCCCCAGACGTACTTGAGGGGCATGCCTACGAACAACAAGAGGAGGAAGGAGGCTCCTTCGAGCCACCCTAAGAATCGAAATAAATAGACCCAGCGTGATGTTTTCATTAATGGAGAATCGGCCATTCCTTGGTGTTCTCGCCAAAATAAGCCTGAGGCTCCGAAGGGTTGGCGCCAAGGGCTTTTTCTTTACCCGTAATACAAACATTCACTTTGCTATAAGCCTCGGGCCAATTGCTGGATTTGGGGATCTCGGTCAAGAGGCACTCGTCCCAGTAGGTGTAGCGCGTGTCGGCCGAGCACCCGAATGAAGGTCGGTCGG contains:
- a CDS encoding class I SAM-dependent methyltransferase, which encodes MSKLKDSIVRQYRLYKYRANSFPKTLDWDWKKTNYNRIALVNLLLATKGPDCSYLEIGCCENNLFDAVPVKNKVGVDPNLGGNYRGTSDEFFAQNKQKFDIIFIDGLHTYEQVHKDINNALQVLKKGGFIGLHDMIPRDWKEHHVPIVSDKAWTGDPWKTAYEIVNTPGIDFKILKIDHGVGVLRIVGDQTPQLTDMKTTLDSKNYDYFYNNMGQLPIMEWESIYEWVRNSTSKETSHVSPH
- a CDS encoding DUF3817 domain-containing protein, coding for MKTSRWVYLFRFLGWLEGASFLLLLFVGMPLKYVWGNPVAVKALGMPHGILFIAYVLMANIIADELQWPLKTRMLAFIASVWPLGTFIFERRYLPRN